Proteins encoded together in one Helicobacter pylori window:
- a CDS encoding outer membrane protein: MQFPKALFSLPLLFLSYCIAEENGAYASVGFEYSISHAVEHNNPFLNQERIQTISNAQNKIYKLNQVENEIKGMPKTFAYINNALKNNAKLTPTEMQAEQYYLQSTLQNIGKIMMLSGGVASNLKLAQALEKMQEPVTNPLELAENLKNLELQFAQSQNNMLSSLSSQIAQISNSLNALDPSSYSKNVSSMYGVGLSVGYKHFFTKKKNQGFRYYLFYDYGYTNFGFVGNGFDGLGKMNNHLYGLGIDYLYNFIDNSQKHSSVGFYAGFALAGSSWVGSGLSMWVSETDFINNYLTNYQAKMHTSFFQIPLNFGVRVNVDRHNGFEMGLKIPLAINSFYETHGKGLNTSLFFKRLVVFNVSYVYSF; the protein is encoded by the coding sequence ATGCAATTTCCAAAAGCCTTATTTTCTTTACCCTTATTATTTTTATCTTATTGTATCGCTGAAGAAAATGGGGCGTATGCGAGCGTGGGTTTTGAATATTCCATTAGTCATGCTGTTGAGCATAATAACCCCTTTTTGAATCAAGAACGCATCCAAACGATTTCTAACGCTCAAAACAAAATCTATAAACTCAATCAAGTTGAAAATGAAATCAAAGGCATGCCAAAAACCTTTGCATATATTAATAACGCTTTAAAAAACAATGCTAAACTAACCCCCACTGAAATGCAAGCCGAACAATACTACCTCCAATCCACCCTTCAAAATATTGGAAAAATAATGATGCTTAGCGGGGGCGTTGCGTCTAACCTTAAACTAGCCCAAGCGTTAGAAAAAATGCAAGAACCCGTTACTAACCCTTTAGAATTAGCAGAAAACTTAAAAAATTTAGAATTACAATTCGCTCAATCTCAAAACAACATGCTTTCTTCTTTGTCTTCTCAAATCGCTCAAATTTCAAATTCTTTGAATGCGCTTGATCCCAGCTCTTATTCTAAAAATGTTTCAAGCATGTATGGGGTAGGTTTGAGCGTAGGGTATAAGCATTTCTTTACCAAGAAAAAAAATCAAGGGTTTCGTTATTACTTGTTCTATGACTATGGTTACACTAACTTTGGTTTTGTGGGTAATGGCTTTGATGGTTTGGGCAAAATGAATAACCATCTCTATGGGCTTGGAATAGACTATCTGTATAATTTCATTGATAATTCACAAAAACATTCTAGCGTGGGTTTTTATGCAGGCTTTGCTTTAGCGGGGAGTTCGTGGGTGGGGAGTGGTTTGAGCATGTGGGTGAGTGAAACGGATTTTATCAACAATTATTTGACCAATTATCAAGCTAAAATGCACACGAGTTTTTTCCAGATCCCTTTGAATTTTGGGGTTCGTGTGAATGTGGATAGGCATAACGGCTTTGAAATGGGCTTAAAAATCCCTTTAGCGATCAACTCCTTTTATGAAACGCATGGCAAAGGGTTAAATACCTCTCTCTTTTTTAAACGCCTTGTGGTGTTTAATGTGAGTTATGTTTATAGTTTTTAG
- a CDS encoding tautomerase — translation MPFINIKLVPENGGPTNEQKQQLIEGVSDLMVKVLNKNKASIVVIIDEVDSNNYGLGGESVHHLRQKN, via the coding sequence ATGCCGTTTATCAATATCAAACTTGTGCCAGAAAATGGAGGGCCAACAAACGAGCAAAAACAGCAATTGATTGAAGGGGTTTCAGATTTGATGGTTAAGGTGTTAAACAAAAATAAGGCTTCTATTGTGGTCATTATAGATGAGGTGGATTCTAATAATTATGGTCTTGGGGGCGAGAGCGTCCATCATTTGAGGCAAAAAAACTAA
- the recR gene encoding recombination protein RecR → MNTYKNSLNHFLNLVDCLEKIPNVGKKSAFKMAYHLGLENPYLALKITHALENALENLKTCASCNALSESEVCEICSDESRQNSQLCMVLHPRDVFILEDLKDFLGRYYVLNSIEEVDFNALEKRLIEENIKEIIFAFPPTLANDSLMLYIEDKLQHFHLTFTKIAQGVPTGVNFENIDSVSLSRAFNSRIKA, encoded by the coding sequence ATGAATACTTATAAAAACAGCTTGAATCACTTTTTAAATTTAGTGGATTGTTTAGAAAAAATCCCCAATGTGGGTAAAAAATCCGCCTTTAAAATGGCGTATCATTTGGGTTTAGAAAACCCCTATCTGGCGCTCAAGATCACGCACGCTTTAGAGAACGCCCTAGAAAACCTTAAAACATGTGCATCTTGTAACGCGCTCAGTGAGAGTGAGGTTTGTGAGATTTGCTCTGATGAGAGCCGGCAAAATTCTCAGCTTTGCATGGTTTTACACCCAAGAGATGTGTTTATTTTAGAAGATTTAAAGGATTTTTTAGGGCGCTATTATGTGTTAAATTCTATAGAAGAAGTGGATTTTAACGCCCTAGAAAAACGCCTGATTGAAGAAAACATTAAAGAAATCATTTTTGCTTTCCCTCCCACTTTGGCTAATGATTCTTTAATGCTTTATATTGAAGATAAATTGCAGCATTTCCACCTCACTTTCACTAAAATCGCTCAAGGCGTGCCTACTGGAGTGAATTTTGAAAACATTGACTCAGTTTCGCTCTCAAGGGCGTTTAATTCAAGGATTAAAGCATGA
- the truD gene encoding tRNA pseudouridine(13) synthase TruD, with product MNLNFMPLLHAYNHASIDFHFNSSARDFCVHEVPLYEFSNTGEHAVIQVRKSGLSTLEMLQIFSQILGVRIAELGYAGLKDKNALTIQFISLPKKYAPLLEKNTNNFQEKNLKILSLNYHHNKIKLGHLKGNRFFMRFKKMTPLNAQKTEQVLEQIAQFGMPNYFGAQRFGKFNDNHQEGLKILQNQTKFAHQKLNAFLISSYQSYLFNALLSKRLEISKIISAFSVKENLEFFKQKNLSVNSNALKALKNQAHPFKILEGDVMRHYPYGKFFDALELEKESERFLKKEAAPTGLLDGKKALYAKNLSFEIEKEFQHNLLNSHAKTLGSRRFFWVFAENVTSQYIKEKAQFELGFYLPKGSYASALLKEIKHEKGENNDEF from the coding sequence ATGAATTTAAATTTTATGCCCCTATTGCATGCTTATAACCATGCGAGCATTGATTTTCATTTCAATTCTAGCGCTAGGGATTTTTGCGTGCATGAAGTGCCTTTGTATGAATTTAGCAACACAGGCGAACATGCCGTTATTCAAGTGAGAAAAAGCGGTTTAAGCACTTTAGAAATGCTTCAAATTTTTTCTCAAATTTTAGGGGTAAGAATCGCTGAATTGGGTTATGCCGGCTTGAAAGATAAAAACGCGCTGACGATTCAATTCATCTCACTCCCTAAAAAATACGCCCCTTTATTAGAAAAAAATACGAATAACTTTCAAGAAAAAAACCTTAAAATCCTGTCTTTGAATTACCATCATAATAAAATCAAATTAGGGCATTTGAAAGGGAATCGCTTTTTTATGCGTTTTAAAAAAATGACCCCCCTGAACGCTCAAAAGACTGAACAGGTTTTAGAACAAATCGCGCAGTTTGGCATGCCTAATTATTTTGGAGCGCAACGCTTTGGGAAGTTCAATGACAACCACCAAGAGGGTTTAAAAATCTTGCAAAATCAAACGAAATTCGCCCATCAAAAATTAAACGCTTTTTTAATTTCAAGCTATCAAAGTTATTTGTTTAACGCACTTTTAAGCAAACGATTAGAAATCAGTAAAATCATTAGCGCTTTTAGCGTCAAAGAAAATTTAGAATTTTTTAAACAAAAAAATTTAAGCGTTAATTCAAACGCCCTAAAAGCCCTTAAAAACCAAGCCCACCCCTTTAAAATCTTAGAAGGCGATGTGATGCGCCATTACCCTTATGGGAAATTTTTTGACGCTTTAGAATTAGAAAAAGAAAGCGAAAGGTTTTTGAAAAAAGAAGCTGCGCCTACGGGGTTACTAGATGGCAAAAAAGCTCTTTATGCAAAAAATTTGAGTTTTGAAATTGAAAAAGAATTCCAGCATAACCTTTTAAATAGCCATGCTAAAACGCTAGGATCCAGGCGGTTTTTTTGGGTGTTTGCAGAAAATGTAACTTCCCAATATATCAAAGAAAAAGCGCAATTTGAATTGGGATTTTACTTGCCTAAAGGGAGTTATGCGAGCGCGTTGCTCAAAGAAATCAAGCATGAGAAAGGAGAAAATAATGACGAATTTTGA
- the htpX gene encoding zinc metalloprotease HtpX, producing the protein MRARCSKKSSMRKEKIMTNFEKIIVQNRIKTNAVLATYCVIFAFIGLLVDVIRINANDLGIALFKLITFQIFPTITIIMFLAAFVIIVICIQNFSSIMLSGDEYKLIDTSKVLSSKENQIHRLLLELLEEAKLHFEPKLYIINAPYMNAFASGWDESNSLIALTSALIERLDRDELKAVIAHELSHIRHNDIRLTMCVGILSNIMLLVANFSVYFFMGNRKNSGANLARMILLGLQIILPFLTLILQMYLSRTREYMADSGAAFLMHDNKPMIRALQKISNDYTNNDYKEIDKNSTRSAAYLFNAEMFSTHPSVKNRIQSLSRRFV; encoded by the coding sequence ATGCGAGCGCGTTGCTCAAAGAAATCAAGCATGAGAAAGGAGAAAATAATGACGAATTTTGAAAAGATTATCGTGCAAAACAGGATCAAAACGAACGCGGTTTTAGCCACTTATTGCGTGATTTTTGCTTTTATTGGGTTGTTGGTGGATGTCATTAGAATTAATGCTAATGATTTAGGCATAGCCCTTTTTAAACTCATCACTTTTCAAATTTTTCCTACGATCACCATTATCATGTTTTTAGCGGCTTTTGTCATTATTGTTATTTGTATCCAAAATTTTAGCTCTATCATGTTAAGCGGTGATGAATACAAGCTTATTGACACAAGCAAGGTTTTAAGCTCTAAAGAAAATCAAATCCATCGCCTTTTATTAGAACTTTTAGAAGAGGCTAAGCTTCATTTTGAGCCTAAGCTTTATATCATTAACGCCCCTTACATGAACGCTTTTGCGAGCGGGTGGGATGAATCTAATTCTCTTATCGCTCTTACAAGCGCTTTAATAGAGAGGTTGGATAGAGATGAATTGAAAGCCGTGATCGCTCATGAGCTCAGCCACATACGGCACAATGACATCCGCTTGACCATGTGCGTGGGGATTTTAAGCAATATCATGCTGTTAGTGGCTAATTTTAGCGTGTATTTTTTCATGGGGAATCGCAAGAATAGTGGGGCGAATTTAGCCCGAATGATTTTATTGGGTTTACAGATCATTTTGCCTTTTTTAACGCTTATTTTGCAAATGTATTTGAGCCGCACACGAGAATACATGGCCGATAGCGGGGCGGCGTTTTTAATGCATGACAATAAGCCCATGATCAGAGCCTTACAAAAAATTTCTAACGATTACACCAATAACGATTATAAAGAAATAGATAAAAATAGCACCCGATCAGCGGCTTATCTTTTTAACGCTGAAATGTTTAGCACCCACCCTAGCGTTAAAAATCGTATCCAATCTCTATCAAGGCGTTTTGTTTAA
- the folE gene encoding GTP cyclohydrolase I FolE encodes MENFFNQFFENIGEDKNREGLKETPKRVQELWKFLYKGYKEDPRVALKSAYFQGVCDEMIVAQNIEFYSTCEHHLLPFLGNISVGYIPKEKIVGISAIAKLIEIYSKRLQIQERLTTQIAETFDEIIEPRGVIVVCEAKHLCMSMQGVQKQNAIIKTSVLRGLFKKDPKTRAEFMQLLKS; translated from the coding sequence ATGGAAAATTTTTTCAACCAATTTTTTGAAAATATCGGCGAAGATAAGAATAGAGAAGGCTTGAAAGAGACGCCTAAAAGGGTTCAAGAATTATGGAAATTCTTGTATAAAGGCTATAAAGAAGACCCTAGAGTGGCTTTAAAAAGCGCGTATTTTCAAGGCGTTTGCGATGAAATGATAGTGGCTCAAAATATTGAATTTTACTCCACTTGCGAACACCATTTGCTCCCTTTTTTGGGGAATATTAGCGTAGGATATATCCCTAAAGAAAAGATTGTAGGCATTAGCGCGATCGCCAAACTCATTGAAATTTATAGCAAACGCTTGCAGATCCAAGAAAGGCTGACCACTCAAATTGCAGAAACCTTTGATGAAATCATAGAGCCAAGGGGCGTGATCGTGGTTTGTGAAGCCAAGCATTTGTGCATGAGCATGCAAGGGGTGCAAAAGCAAAATGCGATCATTAAAACAAGTGTGTTAAGAGGCCTCTTCAAAAAAGACCCTAAAACCAGAGCTGAATTTATGCAACTCTTAAAATCTTAG
- a CDS encoding polyprenyl synthetase family protein yields MNNPNLSFYYNECERFESFLNHHHLHLESFHPYLEKAFFEMVLNGGKRFRPKLFLAVLCSLVGQKDYSNQQTEYFKIALSIECLHTYSLIHDDLPCMDNAALRRNHPTLHAKYDETTAVLIGDALNTYSFELLSNALLESPIIVELAKILSANGGIKGMILGQALDCYFENTPLNLEQLTFLHEHKTAKLISASLMMGLVASGIKNEELLKWLQDFGLKMGLCFQVLDDIIDVTQDEEESGKTTHLDGAKNSFVNLLGLKKANDYAHTLKTEILNDLNLLKPTYPLLQENLNALLNTLFKGKT; encoded by the coding sequence ATGAATAACCCTAATTTATCCTTTTATTATAATGAGTGCGAGCGTTTTGAAAGCTTTTTAAACCACCATCATTTACACCTTGAAAGCTTCCACCCTTATTTGGAAAAAGCCTTTTTTGAAATGGTGCTCAATGGAGGCAAAAGGTTCCGCCCCAAGCTTTTTTTAGCCGTGCTTTGCTCTTTAGTGGGTCAAAAAGATTATTCTAACCAACAAACAGAATATTTTAAAATCGCTTTAAGCATTGAATGCTTGCACACTTATTCGCTCATCCATGACGATTTGCCATGCATGGATAACGCCGCTTTAAGGAGAAACCACCCCACTTTACACGCTAAATACGATGAAACCACAGCCGTTTTAATCGGCGATGCGCTCAACACCTACTCTTTTGAATTGCTTTCAAACGCTTTATTAGAAAGCCCTATCATTGTGGAATTAGCCAAAATCTTAAGCGCTAATGGGGGGATTAAGGGCATGATCTTAGGGCAGGCTTTGGATTGCTATTTTGAAAACACGCCCTTAAATTTAGAACAGCTCACTTTCTTACACGAGCATAAAACCGCTAAATTGATTAGCGCAAGCCTGATGATGGGGCTTGTTGCAAGCGGTATTAAAAATGAAGAGCTTTTAAAATGGCTTCAGGATTTTGGGTTAAAAATGGGTCTTTGTTTTCAAGTGCTAGATGATATTATAGACGTTACACAAGATGAAGAAGAAAGCGGTAAAACCACTCATTTAGACGGCGCTAAAAACAGCTTTGTGAATTTGTTAGGGCTAAAAAAGGCAAACGATTACGCCCACACTTTAAAAACAGAGATTTTAAACGATTTAAATCTACTAAAACCCACTTATCCTTTATTGCAAGAAAATTTAAACGCATTATTGAACACTCTATTTAAAGGCAAGACATGA
- the surE gene encoding 5'/3'-nucleotidase SurE, which yields MLLTNDDGYHAKGIKALEQALEEMAEIYVVAPKHEKSACSQCITITAPLRAEKIKGKEGRHYRIDDGTPSDCVYLAINELFKHVCFDLVISGINLGSNMGEDTIYSGTVAGAIEGTIQGVPSIAISQILSNKNKNTPLSFDLAQKIIQDLVQNVFTKGYPLKGRKLLNVNVPNCSLQEYKGERITPKGYRLYKKEVHKCTDPKNESYFWLGLHPLEWQKRENEDRLSDFDAIASNHASITPLNLDLTSYDDLKSLESWHEGMLK from the coding sequence ATTTTACTCACCAATGATGATGGCTACCATGCAAAAGGCATTAAAGCTTTAGAACAAGCTTTAGAAGAAATGGCAGAAATTTATGTGGTCGCCCCCAAGCATGAAAAAAGCGCATGCTCGCAATGCATCACTATCACTGCGCCTTTAAGAGCGGAGAAAATTAAGGGCAAAGAAGGCCGGCATTATAGGATTGATGATGGCACGCCAAGCGATTGCGTGTATCTGGCGATCAATGAGCTTTTTAAACATGTTTGTTTTGATTTGGTGATTTCAGGGATCAATCTTGGCTCTAACATGGGCGAAGACACGATTTATTCGGGAACGGTGGCCGGAGCGATTGAAGGCACGATCCAGGGCGTGCCTTCCATTGCGATTTCTCAAATCCTTTCTAACAAAAACAAAAACACTCCCTTAAGTTTTGATCTAGCTCAAAAGATCATCCAGGATTTAGTCCAAAATGTTTTCACCAAAGGCTACCCCTTAAAGGGGCGCAAACTCCTGAATGTGAATGTCCCTAATTGCTCCTTACAAGAATATAAGGGCGAACGCATCACCCCTAAGGGCTATAGGCTGTATAAAAAAGAAGTGCATAAGTGTACAGACCCCAAGAATGAAAGCTATTTTTGGCTAGGGCTACACCCCTTAGAATGGCAAAAGCGCGAAAATGAAGACAGACTCTCTGATTTTGACGCTATTGCTTCAAACCATGCCTCTATCACGCCTTTAAATTTAGATTTAACCAGTTATGATGATCTAAAAAGCTTGGAATCTTGGCATGAGGGAATGTTAAAGTGA
- a CDS encoding 6-pyruvoyl tetrahydropterin synthase family protein has product MVIRRLYKFCASHVVRNCSSLKCAQNIHGHNYEVEVFIETNRLDSANMALDFGLMQQEMQVFIESFDHAHHFWDKESVEFQRFIENHCTRYVKCSFNLSAESYALMFLYYLTRILQKSVFSNDEGELKISSVRVHETKNGYAESFLKDLENPHFKSLVHDHCVSFSQGIQNLWHDKDFFHKIISDEEKCFFHAKPLHQIP; this is encoded by the coding sequence ATGGTTATCAGGCGATTGTATAAATTTTGCGCTAGCCATGTGGTGCGCAATTGCTCTTCTTTAAAATGCGCTCAAAATATCCATGGGCATAATTATGAAGTGGAGGTTTTTATTGAAACCAACCGCTTAGATAGTGCGAACATGGCATTAGATTTTGGACTGATGCAACAAGAAATGCAAGTTTTCATTGAGTCGTTTGATCATGCCCATCATTTTTGGGATAAAGAAAGCGTTGAGTTCCAGCGTTTTATAGAAAATCATTGCACGCGTTATGTGAAATGCTCGTTTAATTTGAGTGCGGAGAGTTACGCCCTCATGTTTTTATACTACCTGACAAGGATTTTACAAAAAAGCGTTTTTTCTAATGATGAAGGGGAGTTAAAAATCTCTAGCGTGCGCGTGCATGAGACTAAAAACGGCTATGCGGAGAGCTTTTTAAAAGATTTAGAAAACCCACACTTTAAATCTTTAGTGCATGATCATTGCGTCTCTTTTTCACAAGGCATTCAAAATTTGTGGCATGATAAGGACTTTTTCCATAAAATCATTAGCGATGAAGAAAAATGCTTTTTTCATGCTAAGCCCTTACACCAAATCCCATGA
- a CDS encoding GNAT family N-acetyltransferase, which yields MTIKVFSPKYPTELEEFYAKRIADNPLGFIQRLDLLPSISGFVQKLREHGGEFFGMRKDKKLIGICGLNRINQTEAELCKFHMDSTYQSQGLGQKLYESVERYAFIKGYTKISLHVSKSQIKACNLYQKLGFVRIKEEDCVVELGEEALIFPTLFMEKILS from the coding sequence ATGACCATCAAAGTTTTTTCGCCCAAATACCCCACTGAATTAGAAGAATTTTATGCTAAGCGCATCGCTGACAACCCTTTAGGGTTTATCCAACGCTTGGATCTTTTGCCCAGTATTAGCGGGTTCGTTCAAAAACTGCGCGAGCATGGCGGGGAATTTTTTGGAATGAGAAAGGATAAAAAGCTCATTGGGATCTGCGGGCTTAATCGTATCAATCAAACAGAAGCCGAGCTGTGCAAATTCCACATGGATAGCACTTATCAATCTCAAGGGCTAGGTCAAAAACTCTATGAGAGCGTGGAGCGATACGCTTTTATTAAAGGCTATACTAAAATCTCTCTGCATGTGAGCAAGAGTCAAATCAAGGCATGCAACCTCTATCAAAAGCTGGGTTTTGTGCGCATCAAAGAAGAGGATTGCGTGGTGGAGTTGGGCGAAGAGGCTTTGATTTTCCCTACTCTTTTTATGGAAAAGATTCTGTCTTGA